One Dermatophagoides farinae isolate YC_2012a chromosome 6, ASM2471394v1, whole genome shotgun sequence genomic window carries:
- the cert gene encoding ceramide transfer protein isoform X1, whose translation MNQIQVLPEHPAETMADYHHQQQDHRQSMEMNNNNNSSLTTTFKNRLSSSSSMSSLSDSCNESDNCCNENNHHHQLHSQNKQLPPSPLSSMSGVLLKWTNYLHGWQQRYIVLEDGALSYYKSEDEKSFGCRGAITIIKANIKLHEIDECRFDIGVSDCVWYLRAPSVEECRRWVNAIQEHKGYYQSLDNNIGPSSLINGATLVSASGSLQPPPPLSSSSSSPSTQPLPPPPTPSQSSQPPSTTSSVVGYPINASDIVGLRRHESALSLSSITSCRSYKEQLSEMETFRTILYQQIKTLQHYFDSSLQSTNIVNEHLKRHRRHQSMNGFNYLDCNNEQVINSTTNRNVVSQLSSSSTSTSSSGISADQCINKNILTAAENSDSQSTTTTTTASSININLSSSSSSAAKNHDNIFVDFKKEAYTFKATTAGIITSLSNCIDLMTQREEHWKKRLEKEQQRRRKIEDQSKRLGAELEETRRALAELQFELQRNTLQPNKDKVILIGGPDYEEGPHSMIKEEEFFDAIDAALDRSDQQEEDMRQLKLQTMNLDEPLDVIPPERCDHPLWPEVERVTMDQLYYARLEVEDTPSSGGGNWELFAQDGELRLYKRELEIDGLVCDPLKAVHTVKGVTAHEVCHQFFSPDVRFDWENTLDSMKVVENINPNTLVFHQIHKRVWPAAQRDTVFWSHIRKIDADTLRTKCHPNSTGKKLPYNVWIVCNNSVDRPDVDRGGCLRMRLVVSMCCEMTIDPPVDDDAQITRDHLRCRIIYCSKINPGGWAPASVLRALYKREYPKFMKRFSQYCIDVYKDKPIML comes from the exons atgaatcaaatacaaGTATTGCCTGAACATCCTGCTGAAACTATGgctgattatcatcatcaacaacaagaccATCGTCaatcaatggaaatgaataacaataataattcatcattaacaacaacatttaaaaatcgattatcatcatcatcatcaatgtcttCATTGAGTGATTCTTGTAATGAATCAGATAATTgttgtaatgaaaataatcatcatcatcaattacattcacaaaataaacaattaccaccatcaccattatcatcaatgtctGGTGTTTTATTGAAATGGACAAATTATCTTCATGGCTGGCAACAACGATACATTGTATTGGAAGATGGTGCACTTAGCTATTATAAAtctgaagatgaaaaatctTTTGGATGTCGTGGtgccatcaccattatcaaaGCAAACATTaag TTGCACGAAATCGATGAATGTCGTTTTGATATCGGTGTATCTGATTGTGTTTGGTATTTGCGAGCACCATCAGTTGAAGAATGTCGACGTTGGGTGAATGCCATACAAGAACATAAAGGCTATTATCAATCGCTTGATAATAACATCGGTCCctcatcattgattaatgGTGCAACATTAGTATCAGCTTCCGGTAGTTTacagccaccaccaccattgtcatcgtcatcatcatcaccatcaacacaACCACTCCCACCACCCCCAAcaccatcacaatcatcacaacctccatcaacaacatcaagtGTTGTAGGTTATCCTATCAATGCCAGTGATATTGTTGGCCTTCGTCGTCATGAATCAGCATTATCATTAAGCTCGATTACATCTTGTCGTTCATATAAGGAACAATTATCTGAAATGGAAACATTCCGTACAATATTATATCAACAGATTAAAACATTAcaacattattttgattcatcattacaatcgACTAATATTGTCAATGAACACCTTAAAAgacatcgtcgtcatcaatcaatgaatg gtttcaattatttggattgtaataatgaacaagtgataaattcaacaacaaaccggAACGTGGTatcacaattatcatcatcgtcgacaTCGACATCGTCGAGTGGAATTAGTG CAGATCAATgcattaataaaaatatcttAACCGCTGCTGAAAACAGTGATagtcaatcaacaacaacaacaacaacagcatcatcaataaacataaatttatcatcatcatcatcatcagcagcaaaAAATCACGATAATATTTTTGTCGATTTTAAAAAGGAAGCATATACATTCAAAGCAACTACGGCTGGTATAattacatcattatcaaattgtattgatttgatgacgCAACGTGAAgaacattggaaaaaacgattagaaaaagaacaacaaaGACGTCGTAAGATTGAAGATCAATCAAAACGTTTAGGAGCTGAATTAGAAGAAACTCGTCGTGCATTAGCTGAATTACAATTTGAATTACAACGTAATACATTGCAGCCAAATAAAGACAAAGTGATATTGATTGGTGGACCAGATTATGAAGAAGGTCCACATAGTATGATAAAAGaggaagaattttttgaCGCTATTGATGCTGCATTAGATCGTTCGGATCAACAAGAAGAAGACATGAGACAGTTAAAACTGCAAACAATGAATTTGGATGAACCGTTGGATGTAATTCCACCGGAACGTTGTGATCATCCACTTTGGCCAGAAGTTGAACGTGTCACCATGGATCAATTATATTATGCACGATTAGAAGTTGAAGATACACCATCATCAGGCGGTGGTAATTGGGAATTGTTTGCACAAGATGGTGAGCTACGTCTTTATAAACGTGAGCTAGAAATCGATGGTCTTGTTTGTGATCCATTGAAAGCCGTACATACTGTTAAAGGTGTTACAGCACATGAAGtttgtcatcaatttttctctccCGATGTTCGTTTTGATTGGGAGAATACATTGGATTCAATGAAAGTGGTAGAAAATATTAATCCTAATACGCTtgtatttcatcaaattcataaaCGAGTTTGGCCAGCTGCACAACGTGATACAGTTTTCTGGTCACATATCCGTAAAATTGATGCCGATACTTTACGGACAAAATGTCATCCAAATTCTACTGGCAAAAAATTGCCATATAATGTTTGGATTGTATGCAATAATTCTGTTGATCGTCCGGATGTTGAT CGTGGTGGATGTCTTCGAATGCGATTAGTTGTTTCAATGTGTTGTGAAATGACCATTGATCCACcagtcgatgatgatgctcaAATAACACGTGATCATTTACGTTGTCGAATCATTTATTGTTCAAAAA TCAATCCAGGTGGATGGGCACCAGCTTCGGTTTTAAGAGCACTATATAAACGTGAATATCCAAAATTTATGAAACGTTTTTCGCAATATTGTATCGATGTTTATAAAGACAAACCAATTATGCTATGA
- the cert gene encoding ceramide transfer protein isoform X2, whose protein sequence is MNQIQVLPEHPAETMADYHHQQQDHRQSMEMNNNNNSSLTTTFKNRLSSSSSMSSLSDSCNESDNCCNENNHHHQLHSQNKQLPPSPLSSMSGVLLKWTNYLHGWQQRYIVLEDGALSYYKSEDEKSFGCRGAITIIKANIKLHEIDECRFDIGVSDCVWYLRAPSVEECRRWVNAIQEHKGYYQSLDNNIGPSSLINGATLVSASGSLQPPPPLSSSSSSPSTQPLPPPPTPSQSSQPPSTTSSVVGYPINASDIVGLRRHESALSLSSITSCRSYKEQLSEMETFRTILYQQIKTLQHYFDSSLQSTNIVNEHLKRHRRHQSMNGFNYLDCNNEQVINSTTNRNVVSQLSSSSTSTSSSGISDQCINKNILTAAENSDSQSTTTTTTASSININLSSSSSSAAKNHDNIFVDFKKEAYTFKATTAGIITSLSNCIDLMTQREEHWKKRLEKEQQRRRKIEDQSKRLGAELEETRRALAELQFELQRNTLQPNKDKVILIGGPDYEEGPHSMIKEEEFFDAIDAALDRSDQQEEDMRQLKLQTMNLDEPLDVIPPERCDHPLWPEVERVTMDQLYYARLEVEDTPSSGGGNWELFAQDGELRLYKRELEIDGLVCDPLKAVHTVKGVTAHEVCHQFFSPDVRFDWENTLDSMKVVENINPNTLVFHQIHKRVWPAAQRDTVFWSHIRKIDADTLRTKCHPNSTGKKLPYNVWIVCNNSVDRPDVDRGGCLRMRLVVSMCCEMTIDPPVDDDAQITRDHLRCRIIYCSKINPGGWAPASVLRALYKREYPKFMKRFSQYCIDVYKDKPIML, encoded by the exons atgaatcaaatacaaGTATTGCCTGAACATCCTGCTGAAACTATGgctgattatcatcatcaacaacaagaccATCGTCaatcaatggaaatgaataacaataataattcatcattaacaacaacatttaaaaatcgattatcatcatcatcatcaatgtcttCATTGAGTGATTCTTGTAATGAATCAGATAATTgttgtaatgaaaataatcatcatcatcaattacattcacaaaataaacaattaccaccatcaccattatcatcaatgtctGGTGTTTTATTGAAATGGACAAATTATCTTCATGGCTGGCAACAACGATACATTGTATTGGAAGATGGTGCACTTAGCTATTATAAAtctgaagatgaaaaatctTTTGGATGTCGTGGtgccatcaccattatcaaaGCAAACATTaag TTGCACGAAATCGATGAATGTCGTTTTGATATCGGTGTATCTGATTGTGTTTGGTATTTGCGAGCACCATCAGTTGAAGAATGTCGACGTTGGGTGAATGCCATACAAGAACATAAAGGCTATTATCAATCGCTTGATAATAACATCGGTCCctcatcattgattaatgGTGCAACATTAGTATCAGCTTCCGGTAGTTTacagccaccaccaccattgtcatcgtcatcatcatcaccatcaacacaACCACTCCCACCACCCCCAAcaccatcacaatcatcacaacctccatcaacaacatcaagtGTTGTAGGTTATCCTATCAATGCCAGTGATATTGTTGGCCTTCGTCGTCATGAATCAGCATTATCATTAAGCTCGATTACATCTTGTCGTTCATATAAGGAACAATTATCTGAAATGGAAACATTCCGTACAATATTATATCAACAGATTAAAACATTAcaacattattttgattcatcattacaatcgACTAATATTGTCAATGAACACCTTAAAAgacatcgtcgtcatcaatcaatgaatg gtttcaattatttggattgtaataatgaacaagtgataaattcaacaacaaaccggAACGTGGTatcacaattatcatcatcgtcgacaTCGACATCGTCGAGTGGAATTAGTG ATCAATgcattaataaaaatatcttAACCGCTGCTGAAAACAGTGATagtcaatcaacaacaacaacaacaacagcatcatcaataaacataaatttatcatcatcatcatcatcagcagcaaaAAATCACGATAATATTTTTGTCGATTTTAAAAAGGAAGCATATACATTCAAAGCAACTACGGCTGGTATAattacatcattatcaaattgtattgatttgatgacgCAACGTGAAgaacattggaaaaaacgattagaaaaagaacaacaaaGACGTCGTAAGATTGAAGATCAATCAAAACGTTTAGGAGCTGAATTAGAAGAAACTCGTCGTGCATTAGCTGAATTACAATTTGAATTACAACGTAATACATTGCAGCCAAATAAAGACAAAGTGATATTGATTGGTGGACCAGATTATGAAGAAGGTCCACATAGTATGATAAAAGaggaagaattttttgaCGCTATTGATGCTGCATTAGATCGTTCGGATCAACAAGAAGAAGACATGAGACAGTTAAAACTGCAAACAATGAATTTGGATGAACCGTTGGATGTAATTCCACCGGAACGTTGTGATCATCCACTTTGGCCAGAAGTTGAACGTGTCACCATGGATCAATTATATTATGCACGATTAGAAGTTGAAGATACACCATCATCAGGCGGTGGTAATTGGGAATTGTTTGCACAAGATGGTGAGCTACGTCTTTATAAACGTGAGCTAGAAATCGATGGTCTTGTTTGTGATCCATTGAAAGCCGTACATACTGTTAAAGGTGTTACAGCACATGAAGtttgtcatcaatttttctctccCGATGTTCGTTTTGATTGGGAGAATACATTGGATTCAATGAAAGTGGTAGAAAATATTAATCCTAATACGCTtgtatttcatcaaattcataaaCGAGTTTGGCCAGCTGCACAACGTGATACAGTTTTCTGGTCACATATCCGTAAAATTGATGCCGATACTTTACGGACAAAATGTCATCCAAATTCTACTGGCAAAAAATTGCCATATAATGTTTGGATTGTATGCAATAATTCTGTTGATCGTCCGGATGTTGAT CGTGGTGGATGTCTTCGAATGCGATTAGTTGTTTCAATGTGTTGTGAAATGACCATTGATCCACcagtcgatgatgatgctcaAATAACACGTGATCATTTACGTTGTCGAATCATTTATTGTTCAAAAA TCAATCCAGGTGGATGGGCACCAGCTTCGGTTTTAAGAGCACTATATAAACGTGAATATCCAAAATTTATGAAACGTTTTTCGCAATATTGTATCGATGTTTATAAAGACAAACCAATTATGCTATGA